A window of the Rhizobium sp. N324 genome harbors these coding sequences:
- a CDS encoding HAD-IA family hydrolase — MLPPLKLDPNKQFSAFLFDMDGTILTSIAAAERVWGAWAQRQGLDPVTFLPTMHGQRAIDTIHRLNLPGVDPEIEASKITQAEIEDVQDVFAIAGAADFLAALPVDRWAIVTSASKKLAQKRLEAAGLPIPRVIVTGEDVALGKPDPQCFLLGAKRLGVSAASCLVFEDVEAGVRAGRAAGADVVVITAAGHKFECPIYPSINDYTDVVPVISADGLLSIKAV; from the coding sequence ATACTCCCTCCGTTGAAGCTCGATCCAAATAAGCAATTCTCGGCCTTCCTTTTCGATATGGACGGGACAATTCTGACTTCCATAGCAGCAGCCGAGCGAGTTTGGGGTGCCTGGGCGCAACGCCAAGGCCTGGATCCGGTAACGTTCCTGCCGACAATGCATGGACAAAGAGCGATCGACACCATTCATCGACTGAATCTTCCAGGCGTCGATCCGGAAATTGAAGCTTCAAAGATCACTCAAGCAGAGATCGAGGATGTTCAAGACGTCTTCGCAATCGCCGGAGCGGCAGACTTCTTGGCTGCTCTACCTGTCGACCGCTGGGCGATTGTTACGTCTGCGTCAAAGAAGCTCGCTCAGAAGCGTCTCGAGGCTGCAGGGCTGCCCATCCCACGCGTTATCGTCACCGGCGAAGATGTCGCGCTAGGGAAACCGGACCCTCAGTGCTTCCTGCTGGGCGCCAAACGGCTTGGGGTCTCGGCTGCAAGTTGCCTTGTTTTTGAGGATGTTGAGGCGGGTGTGAGGGCCGGACGCGCGGCGGGGGCGGATGTAGTGGTCATCACCGCCGCCGGGCATAAATTCGAATGCCCTATCTACCCATCAATAAATGATTATACGGATGTCGTGCCGGTGATATCTGCAGACGGGCTGCTGTCAATCAAAGCGGTCTAG
- a CDS encoding methyl-accepting chemotaxis protein — protein sequence MDRILARFRIQTKVIILVLPLLMTIVAVGATGLYATGVLEARLNTSNDVVRLLSGFKAVYAGITTFLREPDDATFKQASNTTAAQIDELDRMVEEIPDAQAVGELRKAQQATRTILQHINEIWTLRQDRSRLTNNIAAQLNALNSLQMELGKHAFKIVAQAAQLDNKRKSRLSETLALQSILNSCENLEAQLRSADGWSLRPEGKAVRASLEDLAHKLSKSDRLLNSLGVRDGSQTAERILTFLNQIGNQGTGGQPEELAIANDLAGLSERLQAQSVAAVDQAAADLNGSSSGSLDADKVTKKLRSIVSNSSDVKIAFASILGEPIEDNVKAVERTLFVYTGEVSLLTELVAIDPYFGEIPGKVEEIAGELRDSAAGLEANRASGEEQYRHATDKINEIWGLMDAFADAQRQMASTERSLTNSVSLTSMAIGFLVAIASGAALVITLKRPIGSITDIMRRLAGGSLDIAIDGDRRKDEIGEMARALAVFKENAVQKIAIQAHTEELHRLAESERDTNERERASTQKNIELAVTSLAGGLRNLAGRDLRKTLEVPFAGDLDTLRRDFNSTVSDLSSTMLDVRATSAEIHTNGRLLADVSEELSRRNEQQAGSIEQTAAAIEEITITVAEASKRAASAADITQRVKLEADGSLVIVGNAIGAMSRIKEASDRITSIVTVIDGIAFQTNLLALNAGVEAARAGEAGKGFAVVAHEVRELAQRAAVAAKEIGTLIHHSTTEVDAGVDFVQQAGHALDDIALKIGEVSRDVGQLALSSQSQAKSLTEINDAVSTMESVTQRNAAMAEEAGAATRRLAEQVDDLVQLVGSFALTDHPLDHAEKAA from the coding sequence ATGGACAGGATTCTTGCGCGGTTCAGGATTCAGACCAAGGTTATAATACTGGTTCTGCCGCTGTTGATGACGATCGTCGCGGTTGGCGCCACGGGACTTTACGCGACAGGGGTCTTAGAAGCGCGACTCAACACGTCGAATGACGTGGTCCGGCTGCTCTCAGGATTTAAGGCCGTTTATGCCGGCATTACCACGTTTCTTCGTGAGCCCGATGATGCGACATTCAAGCAAGCCTCCAATACAACTGCAGCACAGATCGACGAACTCGACCGTATGGTCGAAGAGATTCCGGACGCCCAGGCTGTTGGCGAATTGCGGAAAGCGCAGCAAGCTACGCGCACGATCCTGCAGCACATCAACGAGATATGGACACTTCGACAGGACCGTTCGCGGCTAACGAACAACATTGCCGCGCAACTCAACGCGCTGAATTCCCTCCAAATGGAACTTGGCAAGCACGCCTTCAAAATCGTCGCCCAAGCTGCTCAGCTTGATAATAAAAGAAAATCAAGGCTTTCCGAGACGCTGGCGCTTCAATCGATTCTTAACAGCTGCGAAAATCTCGAGGCGCAACTGCGGTCGGCGGATGGGTGGTCTTTGCGTCCGGAAGGAAAAGCCGTGCGAGCATCGTTGGAAGACCTCGCACACAAACTCTCGAAATCCGACCGTCTTCTCAATTCATTAGGCGTGCGAGACGGATCCCAGACAGCCGAGCGGATTTTGACGTTCCTCAACCAAATTGGGAACCAGGGAACAGGGGGGCAGCCTGAGGAGCTGGCCATCGCAAACGACTTGGCTGGTTTATCGGAAAGATTGCAGGCGCAAAGTGTGGCAGCCGTCGATCAGGCCGCCGCGGATCTGAATGGTTCGAGCAGTGGCTCACTTGACGCCGACAAGGTGACGAAAAAGCTCCGTTCGATTGTAAGCAACAGCAGCGACGTAAAAATCGCCTTCGCCAGCATCCTGGGTGAACCGATTGAGGATAACGTCAAGGCAGTGGAGCGAACCCTTTTTGTCTATACGGGGGAGGTAAGCTTGCTGACCGAGTTGGTGGCAATCGATCCCTACTTCGGCGAGATCCCGGGAAAGGTGGAGGAGATCGCCGGTGAGTTGCGCGACAGCGCCGCCGGACTGGAAGCCAATCGGGCAAGTGGCGAGGAGCAGTACCGCCACGCGACTGATAAAATCAACGAGATCTGGGGGCTGATGGACGCATTTGCGGACGCTCAGCGGCAAATGGCATCGACCGAGCGGTCGTTGACGAATTCGGTCTCTCTGACATCGATGGCGATTGGATTTCTCGTCGCGATAGCATCAGGCGCTGCATTGGTGATCACGCTCAAGCGGCCGATCGGTTCAATCACAGACATCATGCGGCGTTTGGCCGGCGGTTCGTTGGACATTGCGATCGACGGAGACCGGCGAAAAGACGAAATCGGCGAGATGGCGCGTGCACTTGCAGTGTTCAAGGAAAACGCCGTTCAGAAGATTGCCATACAGGCGCATACGGAAGAACTCCATAGACTGGCGGAGTCGGAGCGGGACACAAACGAACGCGAACGAGCCTCCACCCAGAAAAACATTGAATTGGCAGTAACGTCACTTGCCGGCGGTCTCAGGAATCTGGCGGGCAGAGATCTGCGGAAAACCCTCGAAGTCCCATTTGCCGGGGATCTGGATACTCTCAGACGGGACTTCAACAGCACCGTCAGCGACCTCAGCTCGACCATGCTGGACGTCCGTGCGACGTCAGCCGAAATTCACACCAATGGCCGGCTTCTGGCGGATGTCTCAGAAGAACTCTCTCGTAGAAATGAACAGCAAGCCGGTTCGATCGAACAGACCGCGGCGGCGATCGAAGAGATCACCATAACTGTCGCGGAGGCCTCAAAGCGTGCAGCGAGTGCCGCCGACATCACACAGCGCGTCAAGCTCGAGGCCGATGGCTCGCTGGTTATCGTCGGAAATGCCATCGGTGCGATGTCCCGGATCAAGGAGGCATCCGACCGCATAACAAGTATCGTCACCGTGATCGACGGAATAGCATTCCAAACAAATCTTCTTGCGTTAAACGCTGGAGTTGAGGCCGCCCGAGCTGGAGAAGCAGGAAAGGGATTTGCTGTCGTCGCGCATGAAGTCAGAGAACTTGCCCAACGCGCCGCTGTGGCGGCGAAAGAAATCGGAACTCTTATCCATCATTCGACGACCGAGGTCGACGCGGGCGTGGACTTTGTCCAGCAAGCCGGCCATGCCTTGGACGATATCGCGCTGAAGATCGGCGAGGTTTCCCGGGATGTCGGTCAGTTGGCACTCTCAAGCCAAAGCCAGGCCAAGAGCCTCACCGAGATAAACGACGCCGTCAGCACCATGGAAAGCGTGACCCAACGCAACGCCGCAATGGCAGAGGAGGCCGGCGCGGCCACTCGCCGGCTTGCGGAGCAAGTCGACGACCTCGTCCAGTTGGTCGGGTCCTTTGCACTGACCGACCATCCATTAGATCATGCCGAAAAGGCAGCCTAG
- a CDS encoding IS3 family transposase (programmed frameshift), translating into MKKQRFTEEQIIAVLKEQEAGAKAADLCRKHGISEATFYNWKAKYGGMEVSEAKRLKALEDENARLKKLLAEQMLDAAALRELLGKKMVGPAAKREAVTHLKAMMGLSERRACQIISADRKTVRYRSCRPPEVALRAKLRDLANERRRFGYRRLFVLLRREGEPSGVNRIYRLYREEGLSVRKRKARRRAVGTRAPILVEAKANARWSLDFVHDQFACGRRFRVLNIVDDVTRECLAAIPDTSISGRRVARELTTLIERRGKPGMIVSDNGTELTSNAILAWSKDHKVEWHYIAPGKPMQNGYVESFNGRMRDELLNESLFFGLDHARSAIAEWADDYNHFRPHSSLGYQTPASYADTIAATGSNAARDESFAFPPVAHTAPLGVFKTAGALIAAG; encoded by the exons ATGAAGAAGCAGAGATTTACCGAAGAGCAGATAATTGCGGTGCTGAAGGAGCAGGAGGCTGGTGCGAAGGCGGCCGACCTCTGCCGTAAGCACGGGATTTCGGAAGCGACGTTTTACAACTGGAAAGCCAAATACGGTGGTATGGAAGTGTCCGAGGCCAAGCGGCTGAAGGCGCTTGAGGACGAGAACGCCAGGCTGAAAAAGCTGCTGGCCGAACAGATGCTGGATGCGGCCGCGCTCCGCGAGCTTCTTG GCAAAAAAATGGTAGGGCCTGCCGCCAAGCGTGAAGCCGTCACGCATCTGAAGGCCATGATGGGTCTTTCGGAGCGGCGGGCCTGCCAGATCATATCCGCCGACCGCAAGACGGTGCGTTATCGGTCCTGCCGACCGCCGGAGGTGGCGCTGCGGGCAAAGCTGCGTGACCTTGCAAACGAGCGTCGGCGTTTCGGCTATCGGCGACTGTTCGTCCTGCTTCGACGGGAAGGAGAGCCGTCCGGCGTCAATCGCATCTACCGGCTTTATCGCGAGGAAGGGCTTTCCGTTCGCAAGCGCAAAGCCCGGCGGCGTGCTGTCGGCACGCGTGCACCGATCCTGGTCGAAGCGAAGGCCAATGCCCGCTGGTCGCTGGATTTCGTTCACGACCAGTTCGCTTGCGGAAGGAGGTTTCGCGTGCTCAACATCGTCGATGACGTGACGCGCGAATGCCTGGCGGCGATCCCGGACACCTCGATCTCCGGTCGTCGCGTCGCTCGCGAACTGACGACGCTGATCGAACGGCGCGGCAAACCGGGGATGATCGTCTCCGACAACGGCACGGAACTCACTTCGAATGCTATCCTTGCCTGGTCAAAAGATCATAAGGTCGAGTGGCACTACATCGCGCCGGGAAAGCCGATGCAGAATGGCTATGTCGAGAGTTTCAACGGGCGCATGCGCGACGAGCTGCTCAACGAAAGCCTGTTCTTCGGCCTCGACCATGCCCGAAGCGCCATTGCTGAATGGGCCGACGATTACAACCACTTCCGGCCGCACTCATCGCTCGGATACCAGACCCCGGCAAGCTATGCCGATACCATTGCCGCAACCGGCTCCAACGCTGCGCGAGATGAAAGCTTCGCGTTTCCGCCGGTTGCTCACACCGCGCCACTTGGCGTATTCAAAACCGCCGGGGCTCTAATCGCTGCCGGATGA